In Salarias fasciatus chromosome 2, fSalaFa1.1, whole genome shotgun sequence, one genomic interval encodes:
- the gpr151 gene encoding probable G-protein coupled receptor 151 — protein sequence MDKLSGSNDTVLNSSIDKWSYSDHGLFRHLDPSELRVLVPAVLGVICVLGVACNLTAMVILFSNAHKGKLSLINSLIFNLMFADGLVLLFSVPFRAASYSRAGWNLGWLVCKTADWFLQSCMAAKSFTVAIMAKACYRYVSNPTKQVSIHLGSILVVLFFIWVSACLITIPHWLFATLQREIRGLVCVLFVPPQARDFMSVYVKAYPLGVYCAPLSFALMYFWKAYGQCQRRSSKTQNLRTQIRSRRLTLMLFSLTVAMAILWLPQWVVWVWEHHIAEKEIEGAQPLLSSPPLLLTISAQLLTFSLSLVNPLIVLSLSEEFREGYRGFWRRLTLRQQPPPKPKPGPHNPTSLKSPCPRPETSGQLRGEKSFRSSSSQEPSREAQSQSEQGGGREADRVSLKDGIVLPDVEQFWHERETGDHTDENDPVPWEHQDKEEKK from the coding sequence ATGGATAAGTTGAGTGGGAGCAATGACACGGTGCTGAACAGCTCCATAGACAAATGGTCGTATAGTGATCACGGCTTGTTCCGGCACCTGGACCCCAGTGAGCTCCGGGTTTTGGTGCCGGCCGTTCTGGGAGTCATCTGCGTCTTGGGTGTGGCGTGCAATCTGACGGCGATGGTCATCCTCTTCTCGAACGCGCACAAGGGCAAGCTGTCCCTCATCAACTCCCTCATCTTCAACCTGATGTTCGCCGACGGGCTGGTGCTGCTGTTCAGCGTGCCGTTCAGGGCCGCCTCCTACTCCAGGGCCGGCTGGAATCTGGGCTGGCTGGTGTGCAAGACGGCCGACTGGTTCCTCCAGTCCTGCATGGCGGCGAAGAGCTTCACCGTGGCCATCATGGCCAAGGCTTGCTACCGCTACGTGTCCAACCCGACCAAGCAGGTCAGCATCCACCTGGGCTCCATCCTGGTGGTGCTCTTCTTCATCTGGGTGTCTGCCTGCCTGATCACCATCCCTCACTGGCTGTTCGCCACGCTGCAGAGAGAGATCCGCGGGCTGGTGTGCGTGCTGTTTGTTCCTCCCCAAGCCCGGGATTTCATGTCTGTTTATGTCAAGGCGTACCCCCTGGGAGTCTACTGTGCACCTCTCAGCTTCGCCTTGATGTACTTCTGGAAGGCTTACGGCCAGTGCCAGCGCCGCTCCAGCAAGACCCAGAATCTGCGCACGCAGATCCGATCCAGGAGACTCACCTTGATGCTCTTCAGTCTGACGGTGGCCATGGCCATCCTCTGGCTCCCTCAGTGGGTGGTGTGGGTTTGGGAGCATCATATAGCGGAGAAAGAAATCGAAGGAGCCCAgccccttctctcctctccccctcttctcCTGACCATCTCCGCTCAGCTGCTCACCTTCTCTCTGTCGCTGGTGAACCCGCTGATCGTCCTCTCGCTCTCCGAGGAGTTCAGGGAGGGCTATAGGGGGTTCTGGAGGCGCCTCACGCTGCGCCAGCAGCCTCCGCCTAAGCCAAAGCCGGGGCCCCACAACCCGACCTCCCTGAAGTCCCCCTGTCCCAGACCAGAGACTTCGGGCCAACTGAGAGGGGAGAAAAGCTTCCGATCGAGCTCCAGCCAGgaacccagcagagaggctcagTCCCAGTCGGAGCAGGGCGGCGGGAGGGAGGCAGACAGAGTGAGCCTGAAGGACGGGATTGTGTTGCCTGACGTGGAGCAGTTCTGGCATGAGAGGGAGACTGGGGACCACACAGACGAAAACGATCCGGTGCCGTGGGAGCATCAggacaaagaggagaaaaaatga